In a single window of the Diospyros lotus cultivar Yz01 chromosome 10, ASM1463336v1, whole genome shotgun sequence genome:
- the LOC127811640 gene encoding serine/threonine-protein kinase RHS3, translating into MSYMSSEGTCEHKKIDLTAESITKSTSSQPDDPKQEQTTKPAVNLNRNLPCGPEHMDQIPKSYANSDGNPCPVPTPRMPITDSNSTSKQDLVEKAANSATNPNMFPNSELPIARPKGAAAATLSSVTASDPKGIPPVSNFDRGTGNATRSDSTESSSGHLRPHTGGDGHWDAINLASSRDPPLGLSHFRLLKRLGYGDIGSVYLVELRGTNTYFAMKVMDKGSLASRNKLLRAQTEREILGLLDHPFLPTLYSYFETDKFYCLVMEFCSGGNLHTLRQKQPNKYFTEEAARFYASEVLLALEYLHMLGIVYRDLKPENVLVRDQGHIMLSDFDLSLRCSVCPTLVKSSSVLVGNGGGGILDEENTVYGCTQPSTFLPRILPSKKNRKSKSDFGLLGGGSLPELMAEPTNVRSMSFVGTHEYLAPEIIRGEGHGSAVDWWTFGIFLYELLHGTTPFKGAGNRATLFNVVGQPLRFPESPQASSTARDLIKGLLVKEPQKRIAYKRGATEIKQHPFFEGVNWALVRSAMPPHIPDPVDFGRFASKETGQGDKKMTDIGAANNAHVNQNSSDDSSYVDFEYF; encoded by the exons ATGAGCTACATGTCATCAGAAGGAACATGCGAACATAAGAAAATAGATCTGACTGCCGAAAGTATTACCAAATCAACCTCTAGCCAACCAGATGATCCTAAACAAGAGCAAACAACAAAACCCGCTGTCAATTTAAATCGTAATTTGCCATGCGGACCTGAACATATGGATCAAATTCCCAAAAGTTATGCGAATTCAgatggcaatccatgcccaGTTCCAACTCCAAGGATGCCCATCACTGACAGTAACTCAACTTCCAAACAGGACCTAGTTGAAAAGGCTGCCAATTCTGCAACTAACCCAAATATGTTTCCGAATTCTGAACTCCCAATAGCAAGACCAAAAGGAGCAGCAGCAGCTACTCTATCAAGTGTGACAGCAAGTGACCCTAAAGGTATTCCACCAGTCAGCAATTTTGACAGAGGGACTGGCAATGCCACACGTAGTGACAGCACAGAGAGCTCCAGTGGACACCTTAGGCCCCACACTGGTGGTGATGGTCATTGGGATGCAATTAACTTGGCTTCTTCCAGAGATCCCCCTCTTGGTCTCAGCCACTTTAGGCTCCTAAAACGGCTTGGATATGGAGATATAGGAAGTGTCTACCTTGTTGAGCTCAGAGGAACCAATACCTACTTCGCCATGAAAGTCATGGACAAGGGGTCTCTTGCCAGTAGAAACAAGCTTCTTCGAGCTcaaacagagagggagattCTTGGTCTTCTTGATCACCCATTTCTGCCTACTTTGTATTCATATTTTGAGACTGACAAGTTCTATTGCTTGGTCATGGAGTTCTGTAGTGGAGGTAATCTTCACACTCTTCGTCAAAAGCAACCAAACAAGTATTTTACAGAGGAAGCTGCTAG ATTTTATGCATCAGAGGTGCTGTTGGCACTGGAGTATCTGCACATGCTGGGAATTGTGTACAGGGATCTGAAGCCAGAAAATGTGCTAGTAAGAGATCAAGGTCATATCATGCTATCTGATTTTGATCTCTCACTTCGCTGCTCTGTTTGCCCAACACTTGTCAAGTCCTCATCGGTACTTGTAGGCAATGGCGGTGGTGGCATTTTGGATGAGGAGAATACAGTCTATGGTTGCACCCAACCCTCAACTTTTCTCCCGCGCATCCTACCTTCAAAGAAGAACCGCAAATCAAAGTCAGATTTTGGCCTCCTAGGTGGGGGATCTCTCCCGGAACTAATGGCAGAGCCCACCAACGTGAGGTCAATGTCGTTTGTTGGGACCCACGAATACCTGGCCCCGGAGATCATACGTGGAGAGGGTCATGGCAGTGCAGTGGACTGGTGGACGTTTGGCATTTTCCTGTACGAGCTATTGCATGGGACAACCCCTTTCAAAGGGGCAGGAAACCGCGCCACACTTTTTAACGTTGTAGGCCAGCCGTTGAGGTTCCCCGAGAGTCCGCAGGCGAGTTCTACAGCTCGTGATCTTATAAAGGGGCTCTTGGTAAAGGAGCCCCAGAAGCGAATCGCGTACAAGCGGGGCGCGACAGAAATAAAACAACACCCTTTCTTTGAGGGTGTGAACTGGGCTTTGGTGAGGAGTGCCATGCCTCCCCACATACCAGATCCTGTAGACTTTGGGCGTTTTGCTAGTAAAGAGACGGGCCAAGGCGACAAGAAAATGACGGACATTGGAGCTGCTAATAATGCTCATGTAAACCAAAATAGTTCTGATGATTCTTCGTATGTTGATTTTGAGTACTTTTAG
- the LOC127811641 gene encoding isocitrate dehydrogenase [NADP]-like has product MAFERIKVANPIVEMDGDEMTRVFWKSIKDKLIFPFLELDIKYFDLGLPNRDATNDKVTVESAEATLKYNVAIKCATITPDEGRVKEFNLKHMWKSPNGTIRNILNGTVFREPIICWNVPRLVPGWTKPICIGRHAFGDQYRATDIVIKGPGKLKMVFVPDGQEEKTELEVFNFAGNGGIALSMYNTNESIHAFAEASMNTAYLKRWPLYLSTKNTILKNYDGRFKDIFQEVYDNTWRSKFEAAGIWYEHRLIDDMVAYALKSEGGYVWACKNYDGDVQSDFLAQGFGSLGLMTSVLVCPDGKTIEAEAAHGTVTRHYRVHQKGGETSTNSIASIFAWSRGLAHRARLDDNQRLLDFTRKLEAACIASVESGKMTKDLALLVHGPKVTRAHYLNTEEFIDAVAEELKARLSQQAKL; this is encoded by the exons ATGGCTTTCGAGAGAATAAAGGTTGCCAACCCCATCGTTGAAATGGACG GAGATGAGATGACTCGAGTTTTCTGGAAATCAATCAAGGATAAG CTTATATTCCCCTTTCTGGAGTTAGATATAAAGTACTTTGACCTTGGTCTCCCCAATCGTGATGCTACCAATGATAAAGTTACGGTTGAAAGTGCTGAAGCTACTCTCAA GTACAACGTAGCAATTAAGTGTGCAACTATAACTCCAG ATGAAGGTCGTGTCAAGGAGTTCAACTTGAAACACATGTGGAAGAGTCCAAATGGGACAATTAGAAACATTCTAAATG GCACGGTGTTTAGAGAGCCAATTATCTGCTGGAATGTCCCTCGGCTTGTCCCAG GCTGGACGAAGCCAATATGCATTGGGAGGCATGCTTTTGGTGATCAGTATCGAGCAACAGATATCGTTATTAAAGGACCTGGAAAACTGAAAATGGTGTTTG TACCAGATGGACAAGAAGAGAAAACAGAGTTGGAGGTTTTTAACTTTGCTGGCAATGGAGGAATAGCTCTCTCAATGTACAACACCAATGAG TCAATTCATGCTTTTGCTGAGGCTTCAATGAACACTGCTTATCTGAAACGGTGGCCACTTTATCTTAGCACAAAAAATACCATTCTTAAGAATTATGATGGAAG ATTCAAGGACATTTTTCAAGAAGTTTATGATAATACATGGAGATCCAAGTTTGAGGCTGCAGGGATATG GTATGAACATCGTCTTATTGATGATATGGTTGCTTATGCTCTTAAGAGCGAAGGAGGTTACGTGTGGGCATGCAAGAACTATGATGGAGATGTTCAAAGTGATTTTCTAGCCCAAG GTTTTGGTTCTCTTGGTTTAATGACATCGGTGCTG GTATGCCCAGATGGAAAGACCATTGAAGCCGAGGCAGCCCATGGCACCGTCACTCGCCATTACCGCGTTCATCAAAAAGGAGGAGAAACGAGCACCAACAGCATAGCATCGATTTTTGCCTGGTCTCGAGGCCTTGCACACAG GGCACGCTTAGACGACAACCAGAGACTGCTGGATTTTACTCGAAAACTGGAAGCAGCCTGCATTGCAAGCGTTGAATCCGGAAAGATGACGAAGGATCTTGCACTTCTTGTCCATGGACCCAA GGTTACCAGGGCTCATTACTTGAACACTGAAGAGTTCATAGATGCTGTGGCTGAGGAGCTGAAAGCTAGGTTATCTCAGCAAGCCAAGCTGTAA